Proteins encoded by one window of Aspergillus puulaauensis MK2 DNA, chromosome 4, nearly complete sequence:
- a CDS encoding uncharacterized protein (COG:S;~EggNog:ENOG410Q20J), producing MCLGAQAASDAGEVLDVAGIFYVMFGWLPVALDAKDEGFGEADFVVQKRDLSRAIEQLVEAGFKQCQDPNCIELQANRRPLRDTGDGPCNLSEIAAADVLNSYHTVADAHFHLGFQYESSTVLSLYTTSELLFWLEDPESGELPANDNDIFWFSNDPRLPPYQEGGPSGPWTGLYPVRILSPVTFSEALVILMCRDYGHIDFVDHAWITMWECVVFKERPRTLSPRFQPVWDIFNAEEPNCSPYDVLRALRDDMIANNEFRYLPPVDMDRFA from the coding sequence ATGTGCCTCGGCGCGCAAGCGGCGTCTGACGCAGGCGAAGTCTTGGACGTGGCGGGAATCTTTTATGTCATGTTTGGCTGGCTACCTGTCGCTCTAGATGCAAAAGATGAGGGATTTGGCGAGGCCGACTTCGTGGTCCAGAAGCGAGACCTCTCCAGAGCCATTGAGCAACTTGTTGAGGCCGGATTTAAACAGTGCCAGGATCCCAACTGCATCGAACTGCAAGCGAACCGCCGCCCACTCAGAGATACAGGTGATGGCCCTTGCAATCTGAGCGAGAtagctgctgcagatgtcCTAAATAGCTACCATACCGTTGCAGATGCCCACTTCCATCTTGGATTCCAGTATGAATCTTCCACGGTACTCTCGCTGTACACCACTTCCGAGCTTCTCTTTTGGTTGGAGGATCCTGAATCTGGGGAGCTTCCTgccaatgacaatgacattTTCTGGTTTTCAAACGATCCTCGGCTGCCTCCATATCAAGAGGGAGGGCCATCGGGACCGTGGACAGGGTTATATCCTGTCCGAATCCTGAGTCCTGTGACATTCAGTGAAGCTTTAGTCATCCTGATGTGTCGGGACTATGGACACATCGACTTCGTGGATCATGCCTGGATAACCATGTGGGAGTGTGTTGTGTTCAAAGAGCGACCCAGGACTCTTAGTCCTCGCTTCCAGCCCGTTTGGGATATTTTCAACGCCGAAGAGCCCAATTGTAGTCCTTACGATGTATTACGGGCACTCCGTGACGACATGATCGCGAATAATGAATTTCGATATCTGCCTCCTGTTGATATGGACAGGTTTGCTTGA
- the TRK1 gene encoding potassium ion transporter (COG:P;~EggNog:ENOG410PFCK;~InterPro:IPR003445,IPR015958,IPR004773;~PFAM:PF02386;~TransMembrane:10 (i21-46o83-108i416-440o456-474i486-518o549-569i614-631o674-693i705-723o729-746i);~go_component: GO:0005887 - integral component of plasma membrane [Evidence IEA];~go_component: GO:0016021 - integral component of membrane [Evidence IEA];~go_function: GO:0008324 - cation transmembrane transporter activity [Evidence IEA];~go_function: GO:0015079 - potassium ion transmembrane transporter activity [Evidence IEA];~go_process: GO:0006812 - cation transport [Evidence IEA];~go_process: GO:0030007 - cellular potassium ion homeostasis [Evidence IEA];~go_process: GO:0055085 - transmembrane transport [Evidence IEA];~go_process: GO:0071805 - potassium ion transmembrane transport [Evidence IEA]) encodes MFSTVLRQLARHKARIPFIKDLHLNFISIHYIYIISMALITSVIIYPGNDLKYIDALFFSAGAATQSGLNTVDLNLLYTYQQVILYFVSMLTTPIFIHTALVFIRLYWFEKRFQHVVRDARALRTSRSRARTISSDKSSQSYSQEEAGINGRPIVVLRNDFAIQPQRDGPRTGPSSPASPAAPVPKSPEESDSGSVSPTSNASSAAKPEETPEETPREQPSPPNTTINRDFGSLRVPPQLDPEHHIAFLEKQRKNQGALRIPSPREYDRGGGPQVLDEEENDDHKLAKTRSGQSAQQSPGGDTNDNTPNMDGPHITINEPDLPRARTRNSTFPRLDTRPTVRDTMDGDDPTPLARSGTRRPTLVGIFRSLTQERDRPTLPYLSWDATVGRNSNFVDLTEEQRDELGGIEYRSLKTLAVVLISYYVVFHLLGVVCLLPWIMETHWGNVVKEAGQGRPWWAFFTAASAFNDVGFTLTPDSMTSFQEAIFPLLLLAFLIIIGNTGFPCMLRLIIWVLSIIVSKETPLWEELKFLLDHPRRCFTLLFPRNATWWLVATLVLLNGVDLIFFIILDLNDVAVSALSTGIKIVDGLFQAACTRTAGFAVISISELHPAVQVSYMIMMYISVFPIAISLRRTNVYEEKSLGVYEPEDDENDDNQTAPTYIGTHLRRQLGFDLWYVCLGLFIITIVEGDRIANTDQYSFQVWSVLFEVVSAYGTVGLSLGYPGVNASFVSQFKVISTLVIIAMQIRGRHRGLPYNLDRAILLPSESLHQKELEDAERRMRRRASSLGQGGSFGRQQSQAASDTGATSALETRQRNTALNTELNTPDPVIRRNSTLRSQQSQR; translated from the exons ATGTTTTCCACCGTCCTTCGCCAGCTGGCGCGCCACAAGGCCCGAATACCATTCATAAAGGATTTGCATCTGAACTTCATCAGTATCCATTACATCTACATTATCTCGATGGCTCTGATAACCTCCGTTATCATCTACCCGGGCAATGACCTGAAGTACATTGATgcgcttttcttctctgccgGTGCGGCTACCCAGAGTGGCTTGAATACGGTGGACCTCAACCTGCTTTACACCTACCAGCAGGTCATCCTCTACTTCGTTTCCATGCTCACGACTCCAATATTCATACACACCGCTCTCGTCTTTATCCGTCTTTACTGGTTCGAGAAACGATTTCAACATGTCGTCCGCGACGCTCGAGCCCTTCGCACTAGCAGGTCCCGCGCGCGAACAATCAGCTCGGACAAAAGCTCGCAGTCTTACAGCCAGGAAGAAGCGGGGATAAACGGTCGCCCTATTGTTGTACTGCGCAACGATTTTGCCATTCAACCTCAAAGGGATGGGCCGCGAACTGGCCCATCTAGCCCAGCTTCCCCAGCTGCGCCAGTTCCCAAGTCTCCAGAGGAGAGTGACTCTGGGTCCGTCTCCCCCACTTCAAACGCTAGCAGTGCAGCAAAACCGGAGGAGACGCCGGAGGAGACGCCCAGAGAACAACCGAGTCCACCGAATACTACGATTAATCGTGATTTCGGCAGCCTCCGAGTTCCTCCCCAACTCGATCCCGAGCATCACATCGCTTTCCTGGAGAAGCAGCGGAAGAATCAAGGCGCACTTCGGATCCCGAGCCCAAGGGAATATGATCGTGGTGGAGGGCCGCAGGTTctcgatgaggaagaaaacGATGACCACAAATTAGCCAAGACCAGATCCGGCCAGTCTGCACAGCAGAGCCCTGGGGGTGACACCAACGATAACACCCCAAACATGGACGGTCCTCATATTACAATCAACGAACCAGACCTGCCGCGGGCGAGAACAAGGAATTCTACATTCCCCCGCCTGGATACGCGCCCCACTGTTCGCGATACTATGGACGGAGATGATCCGACGCCGCTTGCACGATCGGGGACCCGGAGGCCAACACTCGTCGGCATCTTCCGGTCTTTAACGCAGGAACGGGACCGACCTACTCTACCGTATCTTAGTTGGGATGCGACGGTTGGCCGCAATTCCAACTTTGTTGATCTGACCGAGGAGCAACGCGATGAACTAGGAGGAATCGAGTATCGGTCGTTGAAAACGCTAGCCGTGGTCTTGATATCATACTATGTCGTGTTTCACCTTCTTGGTGTAGTCTGCCTGCTGCCCTGGATTATGGAGACCCACTGGGGGAATGTCGTCAAGGAGGCGGGCCAAGGACGTCCGTGGTGGGCGTTCTTCACTGCTGCTTCCGCCTTCAATGATGTCGGGTTCACCCTCACCCCAGACTCGATGACTTCATTCCAGGAAGCCATCTTCCCTCTTTTGTTACTGGCATTTCTTATCATTATCGGCAACACTGGCTTTCCTTGCATGCTCCGTCTCATCATCTGGGTGTTGTCCATAATCGTCTCCAAGGAAACGCCGCTTTGGGAAGAGTTGAAATTCCTCCTGGATCATCCACGCCGATGCTTTACGCTCCTTTTCCCACGTAATGCGACCTGGTGGCTAGTCGCGACTCTGGTCCTATTGAACGGAGTTGACTTGATATTCTTCATCATTTTGGAT CTCAACGACGTCGCCGTCAGTGCGTTGTCCACCGGTATCAAAATCGTGGATGGCCTTTTCCAAGCCGCCTGTACCCGAACCGCTGGTTTTGCTGTGATATCCATCTCCGAGCTGCATCCTGCTGTCCAGGTCTCGTACATGATCATGATGTATATCTCCGTTTTCCCCATCGCTATCTCGCTCAGACGGACAAATGTCTACGAGGAAAAGAGTCTTGGGGTCTACGAGCCGGAAGACGATGAGAATGACGACAACCAGACGGCGCCCACCTATATCGGGACTCACTTACGGAGACAACTGGGTTTCGATCTCTGGTACGTCTGCTTGGGTCTTTTTATTATCACCATCGTCGAAGGCGATCGTATCGCGAACACGGACCAGTATTCGTTCCAGGTTTGGTCCGTGCTTTTTGAAGTTGTGTCCGCCTACGGTACTGTCGGTCTCTCGCTCGGCTATCCAGGTGTAAACGCTTCCTTCGTTAGCCAGTTCAAGGTGATCTCcaccctcgtcatcatcgccatgcaGATTCGTGGCCGACACCGTGGTCTGCCGTATAATCTGGACCGTGCTATTTTACTCCCATCCGAGTCGCTACACCAGAAAGAACTCGAAGATGCGGAGCGGCGCATGCGTCGCCGAGCATCCAGCCTCGGCCAGGGGGGCTCTTTTGGACGGCAACAATCGCAAGCTGCGTCGGACACTGGCGCCACCTCGGCGCTGGAGACGAGACAGCGCAACACGGCGCTCAACACGGAGCTCAATACCCCTGACCCCGTCATCCGGCGTAATTCCACCCTACGATCGCAGCAGTCCCAGCGATAA
- a CDS encoding alpha/beta fold hydrolase (COG:I;~EggNog:ENOG410QDEJ;~InterPro:IPR000073,IPR029058;~MEROPS:MER0210990;~PFAM:PF12697), which produces MAFLTAAEVVAHPAYQSLDWKLSPTTSGTCPVAQTRRGGPLNLYYQIHGTGPTKVVVSIHPHLTFYEGILTVQFIMGLNAVHSDWKRQTKFFGHTHGSKYSVLVFDNRGVGKSDKPLSYYSTSEMAQDAVDLLVALKWLDPSTPPTRDINVIGASMGGMISQELAMLIPERLASLTLCCTAPRLVRTAPFLENLRERAEMFIPKKMDVELERLAHSLFPADFLALPDDEFDEPEKNFPTKRDRFAAGRLRKLADPEGFTKMGFIMQVVACYFHHKSPAQLKTLGDRVGRERIAVLHGTVDRMLTFHHGELLNRDLGEGILYKVWEGSGHMLPWEKEEEMNQLVEELVQRCN; this is translated from the coding sequence ATGGCCTTCCTAACCGCCGCTGAAGTCGTCGCCCACCCGGCCTACCAGTCCCTGGACTGGAAACTGTCCCCGACGACATCTGGCACATGCCCCGTCGCTCAAACCCGCCGCGGAGGCCCTCTCAATCTCTACTACCAGATCCATGGCACCGGTCCTACAAAGGTCGTCGTAAGTATCCATCCTCACCTTACTTTTTACGAAGGCATTCTGACAGTACAGTTCATCATGGGCCTCAACGCCGTGCATAGCGACTGGAAGCGCCAAACCAAGTTCTTCGGGCACACCCACGGATCCAAATACTCGGTGCTGGTCTTCGACAACCGCGGCGTGGGCAAATCCGACAAACCGCTATCCTACTACTCCACGTCCGAGATGGCCCAAGACGCcgtcgacctcctcgtcgccctaAAATGGCTTGACCCCTCTACACCGCCGACACGCGACATCAACGTCATCGGCGCAAGCATGGGCGGGATGATCTCGCAGGAACTGGCGATGCTGATCCCCGAGCGACTGGCGAGCCTGACGCTGTGCTGTACGGCGCCGCGACTTGTGCGGACGGCGCCGTTCCTGGAGAACCTGCGCGAGCGCGCGGAGATGTTCATACCCAAGAAGATGGATGTGGAGCTTGAGCGGCTGGCGCATTCGTTGTTCCCTGCGGATTTCCTGGCGCTGCCGGATGACGAGTTTGATGAGCCCGAGAAGAACTTCCCGACGAAGCGCGATCGGTTTGCGGCGGGGCGGTTGCGCAAGTTGGCGGATCCGGAGGGGTTCACGAAGATGGGGTTTATAATGCAGGTTGTTGCGTGCTATTTTCATCACAAGTCGCCGGCGCAGTTGAAGACCTTGGGGGATCGAGTTGGGCGAGAGAGGATTGCGGTGCTGCATGGGACTGTGGATCGAATGTTGACGTTTCATCATGGCGAGCTGTTGAATCGAGACTTGGGCGAGGGGATTCTGTACAAGGTATGGGAGGGGAGCGGGCATATGTTGCcgtgggagaaggaggaggagatgaatCAGTTGGTGGAAGAGCTTGTGCAGCGATGCAATTAG
- a CDS encoding glycosyltransferase family 2 protein (CAZy:GT2_Glyco_trans_2;~COG:S;~EggNog:ENOG410PJ2D;~InterPro:IPR001173,IPR029044;~PFAM:PF13632;~SECRETED:SignalP(1-27);~TransMembrane:4 (n12-23c27/28o51-71i434-454o466-488i539-562o)) gives MFAQWASRCLPGLSILALLALLFLTSTDVLPGSWKGLPRGKGPTNDPTTLSLAQTIFIVYTILVHLNTLLFTGRLSWALSHAFRQTSKVLKRRSDQSPSTTPEPGSPLTDDSLATALDMKRAQTWATELPEEITHAIILPNYNEDIGTLRDTLEVLASHPRARTQYEIYLAMEQKEAGAAEKAEKLVSLYEKSFALVQPTFHPPGLPLEIAGKSSNVAFAARCIGQVHRAELGSESCNVIITVMDADTNLLQDYFNEIRRLHYAHITEAERTLYSCPIIFDRNSNDSPILVRCADLLWSFAGLSTMYPHSTVSIPTSVYSLPLVLAHRVGGWDSDPTSIGEDMHMMLKCYFETNGSLISRVVHTPASQCNVSSDLPHPGFRRSLDTCVARYRQALRHMWGALDSGFATRNTVSSIRFSWRCLLLKPRHIALMHLLWEAHFLPCHFTILLIFSMVYEQLASFTQTPLHPYITFTFQFTAFLRFASFVWMNICISLYNRWYAVCLQTRRNDTIQLHGGDVNNAGFSDRRPWYRWTFLFERIVFPIAGTVFGAVPTIHAVFMHFWTDRLVYRVSKKPAFAMGAGIV, from the exons ATGTTTGCCCAGTGGGCTTCCCGCTGCCTCCCCGGCCTCAGtatccttgccctccttgccctcctcTTTCTAACCTCGACCGATGTGCTCCCAGGGTCATGGAAAGGCCTGCCGAGGGGTAAGGGGCCTACTAACGACCCTACTACACTCAGCCTGGCGCAGACGATATTCATAGTGTATACGATCCTGGTTCATCTCAACACTCTGCTATTCACCGGCCGACTCTCATGGGCCTTGTCTCATGCGTTCCGCCAAACATCCAAGGTTTTGAAGCGGCGATCCGACCAGTCTCCGAGTACTACTCCTGAGCCGGGGAGTCCTCTTACAGATGACTCTCTCGCAACTGCGCTGGACATGAAGCGTGCCCAGACATGGGCTACAGAGCTCCCGGAGGAAATTACTCACGCCATTATACTCCCGAACTATAACGAAGACATCGGCACTCTGCGTGATACACTCGAAGTCCTCGCCAGTCATCCACGAGCACGCACCCAGTACGAG ATCTACCTCGCTATGGAGCAGAAGGAAGCCGGGGCGGCTGAGAAGGCTGAGAAGCTGGTCTCGCTGTATGAGAAGTCCTTTGCGCTTGTACAGCCAACCTTCCATCCCCCTGGCCTGCCTCTGGAGATTGCAGGGAAGAGTTCCAACGTTGCCTTTGCGGCGCGCTGCATCGGACAGGTGCACCGGGCTGAGCTGGGGTCTGAGAGTTGCAATGTGATCATCACGGTCATGGATG CCGATACAAACCTTCTACAGGATTACTTCAATGAAATCCGTCGCCTACACTATGCCCATATCACCGAGGCCGAGCGCACACTCTACTCGTGCCCTATAATCTTCGACAGAAACTCCAACGACAGCCCTATCCTCGTTCGCTGCGCCGACCTGCTATGGAGCTTCGCCGGCCTGTCCACCATGTACCCTCACTCCACCGTCTCCATCCCAACCTCCGTCTACTCCCTCCCTCTTGTGCTCGCACACAGAGTGGGCGGCTGGGACAGCGATCCCACCTCCATCGGAGAGGACATGCACATGATGCTCAAGTGCTACTTCGAGACAAACGGCAGCCTCATCTCCCGCGTCGTCCACACCCCAGCAAGCCAGTGCAATGTCTCCAGCGACCTGCCGCACCCCGGCTTCCGTCGCTCGCTGGACACCTGCGTCGCGCGATACCGACAGGCCCTGCGACACATGTGGGGTGCTCTCGACTCGGGCTTTGCAACGAGAAACACAGTCAGCTCGATCCGGTTCAGCTGGCGCTGTCTTCTCCTCAAGCCGAGACATATTGCCCTGATGCATCTTCTCTGGGAAGCGCACTTCCTCCCCTGCCACTTCACCATCCTGCTCATTTTCTCGATGGTGTATGAACAGCTCGCCTCATTTACACAGACGCCGCTTCACCCGTACATCACATTCACATTCCAATTCACGGCGTTCCTGCGCTTCGCGTCCTTTGTGTGGATGAATATCTGCATCTCGCTCTACAACCGGTGGTACGCGGTCTGCCTGCAGACTCGCAGGAACGATACGATCCAGCTCCACGGCGGCGATGTCAATAATGCTGGATTCTCGGATCGGCGGCCCTGGTACCGGTGGACCTTTCTTTTTGAACGGATTGTCTTTCCAATCGCAGGCACGGTTTTCGGGGCGGTGCCGACGATCCATGCGGTGTTTATGCATTTCTGGACGGATCGGTTGGTGTACCGGGTGAGCAAGAAGCCGGCTTTTGCGATGGGGGCGGGGATAGTATGA
- a CDS encoding D-isomer specific 2-hydroxyacid dehydrogenase family protein (COG:C;~EggNog:ENOG410QEBP;~InterPro:IPR006140,IPR036291,IPR006139,IPR029753;~PFAM:PF00389,PF00670,PF02826;~go_function: GO:0016616 - oxidoreductase activity, acting on the CH-OH group of donors, NAD or NADP as acceptor [Evidence IEA];~go_function: GO:0051287 - NAD binding [Evidence IEA];~go_process: GO:0055114 - oxidation-reduction process [Evidence IEA]) — protein MATGDPNQTHHHIVCLEECHCPIPPFSFPHTYTGYDSTPPSAPALISALHDATIAITTIVPITPDVLQACPRLQCIVVMATGVEWVHEHSAAFQARGVTVINCPGANVGTVSEHAIALYFAARRKVVALHNLVTGSGLGTSGDESNEYAEKRTLVHRFEGGPPHTTQQEVLAIIGYGAVGKRIETVARALGMQVLIAERKGAMGMQVREGRVGFETAVQRATVVIVAAAKSEETVGLIGEEELQAMRRDAVVVNVARGGIVEERALVRALREGWIAGAAVDVFDGEPPVRGQSVLLEDNVPNLTLSPHIAWFSESTIRNLQDLLVEGLEGYIEGNLVNVVC, from the coding sequence ATGGCAACCGGCGACCCcaaccaaacccaccaccacATCGTCTGCCTCGAAGAATGCCACTGCCCCATCccgcccttctccttcccccACACCTACACAGGCTACGACTCAACCCCGCCCTCAGCCCCAGCTTTAATATCCGCGCTGCACGACGCCACAATCGCAATCACCACCATCGTCCCAATCACGCCGGACGTGCTGCAAGCTTGTCCGCGCCTGCAATGCATCGTCGTCATGGCCACCGGCGTCGAATGGGTGCACGAACACAGCGCCGCGTTCCAGGCGCGCGGGGTAACAGTGATCAACTGTCCCGGGGCGAACGTGGGAACCGTTTCTGAGCATGCGATTGCGCTGTATTTTGCTGCGCGGCGGAAGGTTGTGGCTTTGCATAATCTGGTGACGGGGTCGGGATTGGGAACGTCTGGTGATGAGTCGAATGAGTATGCGGAGAAACGGACGCTCGTGCATCGCTTTGAAGGAGGGCCGCCGCATACGACGCAGCAGGAGGTCCTGGCTATAATCGGGTACGGGGCTGTGGGGAAGCGCATTGAGACTGTTGCGAGGGCGCTGGGGATGCAGGTTCTAATTGCGGAGCGGAAGGGGGCTATGGGGATGCAGgtgagggaggggagggtgGGGTTTGAGACGGCGGTGCAGAGGGCGACGGTTGTGattgttgcggcggcgaagagcGAGGAGACGGTCGGGTTGATTGGGGAAGAGGAGTTGCaggcgatgaggagggatGCGGTGGTTGTCAATGTTGCCAGGGGAGGGATCgtggaggagagggcgcTTGTTCGGGCGTTGAGGGAGGGCTGGATTGctggggcggcggtggaTGTGTTCGATGGGGAGCCCCCGGTGCGTGGGCAGtcggtgctgctggaggaCAATGTGCCGAACTTGACTCTATCACCGCATATTGCGTGGTTCTCGGAGTCGACGATTCGGAATCTGCAGGATTTGTTGGTcgaggggttggaggggtATATCGAAGGGAACCTGGTTAATGTTGTCTGTTAA